The nucleotide sequence CGGAATTCGATTTCGCGCGGGTACTCGTGGGCCGAGAGCTCCTCTTTCACGTAGGTCTGGATGTCCTCCCTGAGACTCTCGGACGGCTCAGCGCTCTCGCTCGGCACGACGTAGGCCTTGACGATGTTCCCTCGTTCATCGTGGGGTTTGGGGACGACAGCTGCCTCCGCGACGGCGTCGTGTTCGCCCAGCGAACTCTCGACCTCGAAGGGGCCGATCCGGTAGCCCGACGAGAGGATCACGTCGTCGGCCCGCCCCTCGAACCAGAAGTAGCCGTCCTCGTCCTTGTGTGCGAGGTCCCCTGAAAGGTACCACTCGCCGTCGGGCCCGTCAACGAAGGCTTTCATGGTCTTCTCGGGTTTGTTCCAGAATTCGGCGAAGAAACACGGGTAGTCGCCACGCTGGGCGATCTCGCCGGTCTCGCCGGGCTCCATGACCTCGCCCGTCTCGGGGTCGACGATGTCGGCCTCGATGCCGGGCAGTGGTTTGCCCATCGAGCCGGGCCGGAGTTCCATCGTCGGGTAGTTGTTGATGATCATGTTGCCGGTCTCGGTCTGCCCGTACGTATCGAGGATGGTGACGCCGAGTTCGTCTTCACCCCACTCGACGACGCCGGCACTGAGCGGTTCGCCGATCGAGAGCGCGTGTCGGAGGTCCAGATCAACGTCGTCGAGGACCGCCTCGTTTTCTCGGAGCATCCGGTAGGCCGTCGGGACTGAGAACAGAACGTTGATCGGGTACTCGTCAAGCAGGTCGGCCCACTCCTCGGGATCGAACTCGCCCTCGTAAGTGAAAAGCGAGGTACCCCAGAACCATGCTCCGAGCGTGTTGATCGCACCCGTTAGCCAGCCCAGGTCGCCGGTCGACCAGTAGAGGTCACCGCCTTGGAGGTCGACGGCGTACTTCTGAGTTGCCGCAACGCCGGCCACCCAGCGTTGTTTGTGAAGGACACCCTTTGCGAGCCCGGTCGTCCCGGACGTGTAGTACAGCAAGGCGTCGTCTTCGCCGGCAGTCTCGGCTACCTCGTACTCTGTACTTGCCTCGTCCAGCGCGGTGTTGAAGACCACGTCGTCGGTGGGTGCGCCACCGCCACGGTCGACGGTGATCACATGTTCGACCGACGGCGCGTCGTCCAGTGCGTCTTCGACCGTATCACGATTGTCCGTCGTAGTGACGAGGACCTTGGCGTCGCAGTCGTCCAGGCGGTAAGAGATTCCGTCGGGACCGAACCGTTCGTTGACGCTTCCCCAGACGGCGCCGTGTTTGAGCGTCCCGACTAGCGCCACGTAGTGTTCGGGGATCCGGGGCATGTACGAGAAGACCCGGTCGCCCTGCTCGACGCCGAGATCCTCAAGGACGTGGGCGAACTGGCTCGACCGGTCGGCGAGTTCCCAGAAGGTCATCGTCGTCAGTTCCCCGTCGGTCCCGACCTGATAGAGCGCGACCTGTCCTCGGTCGGTCGCGTGGCGGTCGGCGACCTCGTGTCCGATGTTCAGTTCGGACGGTGCGTCCCAGTCCGCCTCAGCGTAGATGTCGTCCCACGAGAACTCGTCGCGCGCCGTGTCGTAATCAGCAAGGTTGTGGCTAGTTACCATACACCGTTTTATCACAGGTTCCCCATATAATAGTATTGTTTATTCTATTCAACTAAATATAATTTATTTATATAATATGTATAATAATTAGATCATTAAACTCCAGTATCGCGTAAACAGAGATCATGTCGCGCGCGTTGATTTGAGCGCGGGCGACGTACAATACGAGGGTATCGACGAGGAGGGCGCGAAGAAGTACATCGGCGCGCGCGGACTCGGCGTCAAGTACGTCTTCGACCAGGGCCCCGACGTGGATCCCCTGGGCGAGGACAACTTGCCCGCGTTCGTCAGCGACCCACCCCTGAAGGGGTGGGCTTCCGCGCTGCTCCGCTGTGAACGACGGCGCGACACCCGTCGCGCACGAACCAGCGCAGTTCATCGACTCACATCCGCTAGATGTCGTCGAGCGGAGACTCAGTTCGCTTCGAGATGCGGTCCTCGCAGTCACGTGGGCACAGGGATGACCTGCCGGACTTGATTCCGCTGCCACAGGAAGTGCGTAGGACCGGATGCTGGTGAGTTCAAAACGACACTAGAAGTCAGATAGTCACTCGTGCACCGGGGTATGTACACGGGTACGTACCGATAGTCTCGAAGTTCGAAGGCGATCTCGTCCTTACGCCACGACGGAGAGCAGCCGACGGCGATAGTTCCGGACTGTTTTCGACCGTCACTTACCGCATATCCCGGAGATCATCCGCGTCTAACGCATTCTGTTCTTCCAGATACTCCTCAACATCAGAGATTGTTCTGAGCGATGTAACGCGCTCTGCTTTTGCCTCCGCCCGCGGACTGTATGTCGCTAGTGTCTTGTTCTCATAATCGTGGTCGTCATCGATATAGAAGAGGTAGATGACGTGGTACTCGGAATTCCCCTGAGGAATTTCATCAACAACCTTCGTATATAGCCTGATTTGGTCACCGACAGTGTAGATATCAAGGTTACCGATCCACTCGTAAACCAAGGAGCTCGGAATCACATCGCTCTCAAGGATATTTACCAGTCGGTTAAGAACATCTCTCTGTTCACTCCC is from Halolamina sp. CBA1230 and encodes:
- a CDS encoding acyl-CoA synthetase — encoded protein: MVTSHNLADYDTARDEFSWDDIYAEADWDAPSELNIGHEVADRHATDRGQVALYQVGTDGELTTMTFWELADRSSQFAHVLEDLGVEQGDRVFSYMPRIPEHYVALVGTLKHGAVWGSVNERFGPDGISYRLDDCDAKVLVTTTDNRDTVEDALDDAPSVEHVITVDRGGGAPTDDVVFNTALDEASTEYEVAETAGEDDALLYYTSGTTGLAKGVLHKQRWVAGVAATQKYAVDLQGGDLYWSTGDLGWLTGAINTLGAWFWGTSLFTYEGEFDPEEWADLLDEYPINVLFSVPTAYRMLRENEAVLDDVDLDLRHALSIGEPLSAGVVEWGEDELGVTILDTYGQTETGNMIINNYPTMELRPGSMGKPLPGIEADIVDPETGEVMEPGETGEIAQRGDYPCFFAEFWNKPEKTMKAFVDGPDGEWYLSGDLAHKDEDGYFWFEGRADDVILSSGYRIGPFEVESSLGEHDAVAEAAVVPKPHDERGNIVKAYVVPSESAEPSESLREDIQTYVKEELSAHEYPREIEFREELPKTVTGKIRRTELQDEAEEEADVEA